A stretch of DNA from Micromonospora peucetia:
GCCGAGCCCGGGTTTCGCGAGGTCGCCGGGGACGGCGACGATCCGGCCCGTCGCCCGGTGACCGGCGAGGTCCTCGCCGAAGTAGTGCCGCGCGTTGGCCTGGATGCGGGCCAACGCCTGCTCCGGCCCGTCGGCGCGGACGAGGCAGTGCACCACGGCGTCCGTGCTGGTCAGCAGCTCCCGCAGCAGGTAGATGCCCAGGAAGCCGGTGGCGCCGGTGAGGAAGACGTGGCGGGGGTCCTGCCAGTGCGGCTCGTCGGGCAGGTCCCGCCGGATCGGGACGTCCAGCTCCGTCTCGGCGGCGAAGTCCACCCGCTTGCGGGTGTCGTCGCCGGCGAGCGTGCCTTCCCGGGCCTCGCGCACCGCCCGCGCCAGGCCGCGCGGTGTCGCGTCCTCCAGCAGCAGCCGGATCAGCGGACGCACCTGGGTGATGAGCACACCGAAGGAGCCCCGGATCTTCGCGAGCAGTTCGGCGGCGAGGATGGAGTTGCCGCCCTGCGCGAAGAAGTTGTCGTCGGGGAGCACCCGGGGCACGCCGAGCACCTGCCCCCAGAGCCGGGCGACGCCGCGCTCGACCAGGTCGACGGATGCGTCGTCCGTGACGTCCGACGCGACCGCCGCGGCCCGTGGCACGGGCAGCGCGGCGAGGTCGACCTTGCCGTTGGACTTCAGCGGCAGCTCGTCGAGGGCGACGAATGCCGTCGGCACCATGTAGTCGGGCAGGTGGCGGCCGGTGAACTCGCGCAGCTGCGCGACGTCCAGGGGCTGTGGGCCGGTGTGGTACGCGACCAGCCGCCGCTGGCCGTTGTGTTCGTACGTGGTGACGGCGACGGTGTCGACACCGTCGTGCGCGGCCAGCGTCGCCTCGATCTCGCCGGGCTCCACCCGGAACCCGCGGATCTTGACCTGCCGGTCGATGCGCCCGATTACTTCGAGGTTGCCCTCGGCGGTCCAGGCACCCAGGTCGCCGGTCCGGTACATCCGCGCACCGGGATCGGCGGCGAACGGGTCAGCCCGGAAGCGTCCGGCGTCGTCCTCGGTCAGGTAGCCGCGTGCCACGCCGCGACCGCCGATGTGGATCTCACCGCGCTCGCCGGTGGCGACCGGCCGGCCCCGCTCGTCCAGGACGTACACGGCGGTGCCGGGCAGCGGCCGGCCGACCGGGGCCGCGCCGCGGGCAGGCAGCACGTCGGCGGTCAGCTCCATCAGGCAGGAGGTGATCGTGGTCTCCGTGAGCCCGTAGGCGTTGACCAGCCGTACCCCGGGCATCAGCTCCAGCGCCGTGCGACAGTCCTCCGCGTTGACCGCCTCGCCACCCACGATCGCCAGCCGTACCGGCAGGTCAGCGGTCCCCGGGGCGACCTCGGCGAGGAATCGGCGCCAGTACGCGGGGGTCAGGTCCATCACGGTGACCCCGTAGTGCCGCAGCCGCTCCGGCAGTTCGCTGGGCGCCCAGGCCAGGTCGGGCAGCACGAGCGTCGCGCCGCCGAGCAGTGCGACCGTGATCTGCTCGATGGAGGTGTCGAAGGAGAGCGCGCCGAACTGCAGCACCCGGTCGTCGGGGGTGACGCCGTAGCGGCCGGCCAACTCCCCGCACAGGTGGCTCAGCGAGTCGTGGTTCACCACGACGCCCTTCGGCGCGCCCGTGGAACCCGACGTGTAGATGATGTAGGCGGCGTCCCCGCCGCCCACCGCCACGTCGGGGGCGGTCGCGACGCCGTCCGCTCCGGTCACGGTGAGTGCCGTGACGGGCAGGTCGGCGAACCGCGCCACGTCCCGCTGGTGGGTGATGACGGTCGCGCAGTCGGTCTCCTTCACGAACGCCTCGACCCGGCTGTCCGGCAGCGTCGGCTCCACGGGCAGGTAGGCCGCGCCCGCCTTCCAGATGGCGAGCAGGCCGACGATGGCGTCGACCGAGCGCTCCAGGTGGACCATGACCACACGGTCGGCGCCGACACCCTCGTCGACGAGGCGGCGGGCCAGGCCGTTGGCCCGGCGTTCCAGGTCCGCATAGCTGATGCGCACGTCGCCCTGCACGACCGCGGTCCGGTCGGGCTGCGACGCCGCGCGGACGGCGATCAGTTCGTGAACATGCGGTTGCGTACGGATGTTCATGTTTTCCCTCGGGTGTGAGCACGGTCGTACCCGTGGATTACCTGCCACTGACCCATCGAATTCGTAAGGGGGACACTACTGCCCGAAGGCGGTTCCCCCGACTACCAGAATGAGCACGGGCCGAATTGGAACTACTCATCAGAGTAGTCATTCAGGTGTGGTCGAATCCTCGTCGAATTCAGCTTGGACGGCACCGGGAAACGCGATGCCACGGCGATGCCGCAACAGCCGGACCGCCCCTACGCCGCGGAGGAGACCGGCACGTGACGGACGAGTTCCGCCCGCGAGGAGATGCCCAGCCGGCGGAACATGCCACGCAGGTGGTAGTTGACGGTGTGCGGCGACAGCCGTACCCGGGTCGCGATCTGCCGGTTGGTCATGCCCTCGGCTACGAGTCGCGCGATGGCCCGCTCGACGCCGCTGAACGACTCCCACGCGCCGCTGCCGTCGGGACGGCGCTCCCTGGCGACAGACGTCGAGCGCAGCCCGATCCTGCGCCGCAGGTCGGCGGGCACCACGGGCTCCGCCGCCGGGTCGGCCGCCCGGGGCGCGCCGGTCACGGCCCGCCGTCGGCGGAGCCGGTCGCGGTCGGTGTGCAGTGCCTGCCGCACGGCGGGCGGCAGGGCGTCGAGCACCGCCCACCACACCAGTTCGTGCCGGAATGCGAGGTCGTCGCCCGCCCAGTCGAGCAGGCCGGCGTCGAGCAGCGCGTCCAGGTCCGGCAGCATCTGGGCGGTGTTCCGCCCGGTCATCGCCGCCAGTTCCGCCAGCTGACAGGACCGGCCGAGCACGGCGGCCACCCGCAGCAGCTGCCAGGATCCGGTCGGCGTGCCGCGCAGCGTGGCCCGGACCAGGCCCTGGACCCGCTCCGGCGTCCGCGCCCGCCCCGGCCCGTCGGTGACACCCTCGGCGCGGACCCCGTCGAGCAGCTCGGCCAGCAGCAGCGGGTTCCCCTCCGCGGCGGCGACGAGCACGCGCACGGCCGGTTCCACCACGACTCCCAGCGTGTCGGCGACGAGCCGACCCACGGCTTTCCCGGACAGCGCTCCCACCCCGGCGAGCGTCCCGACCATCTGCGACAACTGCTCGTCCTCGTACAGCACGACATAATCGTGCACATGAATGTCTGCCGGCCTCAACGTCGCCTTACCGCCAGGTATGGCGAGCAATTACCCGCACGTGGGGGAAGCGTTACCACGACGGCTTGGCGGCCGGCACCCCGGGATTGTTTCGGTCAATGTGACGACATAACGAGAGAGGCGACAGTTGTGTAACCCGTGGTGATCCAGGATTTCGTACCCGCTCCCACATCAGCACCGTCAGAGGGAGCGTACGGCGCCCGGCATGGTGAACTCGATGGTCTCGCGGGCGACCTCACGCTCCACGACGGTCACCGGCCCGCGCGCCCGCAGCGCCTCGACCACCCCCGAGACCAGATGCGGTGGGGCGGACGCGCCTGCGGTGACGCCGACCGTGGCGACGCCCGTCAGCCACTCCGGCCGGATTCCCGTTGCGTCCTCGATGAGGTGGGCCGGCCGGCCCGCGCGGCGGGCCAGCTCGACGAGCCGCTGCGTGTTCGCCGAATTCGTCGAGCCGACCACGAGCACGAGGTCGGACTCCTCGGCGACGGCCCGCAACGCCGCCTGCCGGTTCGTCGAGGCGTAGCAGATGTCGGCCGAGGACGGCCCGCGCAACGCGGGGAACCGCTCACGCAGCACGTCGAGCACCTCGGTGGTCTCGTCCACGGCGAGCGTGGTCTGGGTCAGGTACGACACGCGCCGCGGGTCGGCGACCTCGACCGTGCGCGCGTCCTCCAGCGACTGCACGAGCAACATCCGGTCCGGCGCCTCGCCCAGGGTGCCCTCGGTCTCCTCGTGCCCCGCGTGCCCCACGAGGAGCACGGTGTCCCCACGGTCGGCGTACCGGCGCGCCTCCGTGTGCACCTTCGCCACCAGCGGGCACGTCGCGTCGAACACCTCCAGGCCGAGCCGGGCGGCCTCGGCGCGCACCACGGGCGACACCCCGTGCGCCGAGAACACCACCGTCGCGCCGGCCGGCACCTCGTCGAGTTCCTCGACGAACACGGCGCCACGCGACTCCAGGTCGGCGACGACGTGCGCGTTGTGGACGATCTGTTTCCGGACGTACACCGGGCTGCCCCGGCTGGTGATCGCACGCTCGACGATCTCGATGGCACGTTCGACACCGGCGCAGAACGCACGCGGTGCCGCGAGCAGTACCGTTACAGACTCGGCTACGGACATCGCGCACTCCTTCCCACGTATCTCCGCAGTATCGAGCCGCGTCCTCGCAATCCGGTGGCGTCCGGGTGGAGCCCCGGCGACGCCGCCCGCCGGAGCCGGGCCCTACCCCGCTATCCGTCGACGCGGTAGGCGGCGAGGACCGTCTCGGAAATGAGGCGCGGGGCGTCCGTCCGGTCCACCTGCCCGTTGGCCACGTCGACGGCGGCGCCCTTCATGATGTGGTGCAGGACACTGGTCAGCCAGCTCGCCGGAAGGTCGGCCCGGAACACTCCCTCATCCTGACCGCGGCGAATCAGCTGGTCGACGCGCCGCGCCGGCTCGGCGTGCAGCTCGTGCACGCGCCCGGGCGGCAACGACGCCTGCGCCGCCTCCAGGACGGCGCTCGACTGGGCGATCAGCAGCCAGGTCGACCGGATCAGGACACGCAGCGCGTCGCGCGGGTCACCGGTCAGGTCGAGGCCCGCCAGGAGTTCCTCCCCCTCGACCAGCACCCGGGTCAGCGCGGCCTCGACCAGGACGTCCCGGGACGGGAAGTGACCGTAGAGGGTCACCCGACCCACCCCCGCCGTCTGCGCGATCGCGCTCACGCTCGCGTGGGGGTCGCGGCTCAGGCAGCTCACCGCCGCCTCCAGGATCCTCTCCACGTTGTGCTGGGCGTCGGCCCGGCGGGTCGGCTTGGCCAGTGGGCGAGTCATGGAAATTCTCCTAAGTCGAACACGCGTGCATGAGTTAGTGTGTCTCCGTAACTCGAACACTACCGTTCAACTTGACGGAGGAGCCTGGCAGCCATGGCAGAACCTGTGACCGCAACCGAGACCCCCACGCCCGAGAGTCCGCACCCGCAGCGCTGGCGGATCCTGGGCCTCGTCGGCATCGCCCAGCTGATGCTGATCCTGGACGTCACCGTCGTCGCGGTCGCCCTGCCGCACATGGGGTCGGATCTGGGGTTGGGGCGGGAAGCCCTCACCTGGGTGGTGAGTGGATACACCCTCGCCTTCGGCGGCCTGCTGCTGCTCGGTGGCCGCGCCGCAGACCTGTTCGGCGCCCGACGCCTCGTCCTCGCGGGGCTCCTGCTGTTCAGCGTCGCGTCCCTGGTCGCGGGTCTGGCGACCAGCGGCTCCATGCTCCTGGGCGGTCGCGTCGGGCAGGGTGTCGCCGCGGCGATCCTCTCCCCCGCCGCCCTGTCCCTCGTCGTCACCATCTTCGACGGCGACGAGCGCAACAAGGCGCTCGGCATCTGGTCGGCGCTCGGCGGCGGCGGCGCCGCCCTCGGCGTCCTCCTCGGCGGCCTGCTCACCGCCGGGCCGGGCTGGCCCTGGGTGTTCTTCATCAACGTGCCGGTCGGGATCATCCTGCTGCTGGCCCTCCGGATGCAGCTTCCGCCCCAGGCACCCACCGGTGCGACGGCCCGACTCGACGTGCCCGGCGCGGTGCTGGTGACGGCGGCCACCGGATCGCTGATCTACGCGTTGATCCGGGCCGGCGACATCGGCTGGGGCAGCCCCACGATCCTGCTGCTGCTGGCGGCCTCCGTGCTGCTCTACGCCGCGTTCGTCGTCCGCCAGCGCCTCGCCGCGAGCCCGCTGATGGACCTACGGCTCCTGCTCCGCCGGCCGGTGGCGGTCGGTGCGCTGCTGATCCTCGTCGCGACCGCGCTGATGATCACCGTCTTCTTCCTGGGCACGTTCTACCTCCAGGGCTACCAGGGCTACGGCGCCCTGCGCACCGGGCTGCTCTTCCTGCCCGTGGCGGTCGCGACCATGCTCGGCGCGAACGCCGCCGGCCGCATCATCGGTCGCATCGGGGCGCGCACCCTCGGCGTCCTGGGACTGCTCGTCGCGGCGGCGGGCATGGCGGTCCCCGCCGTCGTCGACGGGACGGTGGCCCTGGTGATCGGCGTGAGCGTCGCCGCCTCCGGCACCGGCGTCATCTTCGTCGTGGCCTCCGCCACCGCCCTCGGCCAGGTCGCGCCGCACGAAGCCGGCCTCGCGTCCGGCATCGTCAGCACCTTCCACGAGTTCGGCGCCTCGCTCGGTGCCGCCGTCGTGTCGAGCATGGCCGCGGTGAGCATCGCGGGCACCAGCACCATCGGCTTCTCCCGCGGCTTCACCACCGGCGCCGTCATCGCCGTCGCCGCCGCGGTACTGGCCTTCGTCCTCACCCCCCGGCCGGCCCACTGACCCCGGCCCGGTGGCCGGCGGGGGCCCGCCCACCGGCCACCGGGTCGGACACCATCACGGCCCGGGGACCAACCGGCCGTACGCCTCGACAGCGGCGGGCCCGGTCACCGGTACGGCCGACAGCCGTACCGGTGACCGGTCAGTGTCCGAGCCGGTCGAGGATCCGGGCCGCCACGTCGAGGGTGTTCCCCTCGGGTGCGGCGGGACAGCCCCCGATCGCCCCCCGCCAGGACTCCTCGTGCGCGACGACGCGGGCGCGCAGGACCTCGACGTCCGGCTCCCCCGCCGTCGCCGCCGACTGGGCCAGCCAGGTCGCCCACAGCTCCCACCGGGGCAGGTAGTAGTCCCGGACGAGGCCGGCCCAGTGGCGGCCGGAGTAGTCGTGCAGCCCGCTCGTCTGGTGTCCCCAGACGGAGACGAGACTGCGGGCGTCGCGCTCCATGACGTCGGCCTCGGCCGGCGACCCGCCCCACGCGCGGGCATCGTCGATCCACCGGCCGACGCGCGACTCGGCGCGGGTGCCGGCGAGTTCGTCGAGGTCGAGCAGATCCGTCCGGAACCGGGCGAAGTGGTCCAGGACCCCGGCTGCGTCCCGCTCGGCGAAGGCCGCCAGCATGCCACGGATGTGGATCCGGGATCCCTGTGCCAGCACGTGGCCGACCAGGTCGACGACGTCCCGCCCGACCTGGTCCGGGACGCCCGCCTCCGGCGCGCGGCCGAGAAGCAGCCGCGCGGCGGTGGCGATCCCCGGCAGGGCGCCGAGCACCGTCGGGTCGTTCTCGGCGTCGATGTTCGCCGACTGCCGTTGTGGCTCCGCGTCCTGCGCGACGAACTCGCCGGCCAGCCGCTGGGCCGCGAACGGCGCCTCGGCCGACCACGGCCGGGCGATGACTGGAGACGGGATGGACCGGGTGCGCCCCGGTCCGTAGAGCGTGTCGGCCAGGATCCGCCAGGCCCGGGCGAAGTCGTCGTGCCCGCACGCGTAGCGCTGCCGGGCGAACGAGCGCAGCCAGTCGGCCAGCTGCGGAACGTCCCAGGCCAGGTCGGTGGCCAGCTCGTAGAAGACGGTGTTGTTCTCGATCGCCTCCGGCGCGAGCCCGATGCCCACGAGCTGGGCCGGCTGCGTACGCCGCAGCTCGTCGACGTCGCGGCGCAGCCCGCTCAGGTCGCCGAAGAGCGCGAACCGACCGCCGAAGTTGTGGATGGCGCACCAGACCCAGCGCCGTCCGAACATGCCGTCGCGGCGCCACATGGGTGCGTGCTCGCCCCACAGGTCCAGCAGGAGGAGCCGCTCGTCGGGGACGTCGGAGAGGAACGCGCGCACCCGTTCCGGCCGCCAGAACTCGCGCTGGTAGTGGAACGGCCAGCCCTGGAGCACCCAGGTCGCCTCCGGGTCGCTGTCCGCCATCGCCCGGTAGACGGCCCGGCCGACCGACGCCAGGTAGTCGGGCTCGCCGGACGGCGGCACCGACTCGATGAACGGGTCGACGGCATAGTGGTGGTCGGTGCCGAACAGCTCCCGCTGGATGCTCAGGAACTCGGCGGTCAACGACGCGAACCGCTCGCTGTCGGGACTGAGGATCGGGGTGAGCCAGCCCTGCCACTCGATCTCACCGGCCGACGGGTCGGCCAGCTCCGGAGGTACGTGCCCGGCGAACATCGGCAGGACCGGTGTCATGCCCAGCGCGCGTTGCCGCTCGAGGATCCGCCGCGCCAGCTCGACGTGGCGGTCGATCCAGCTCGACGGCAGCGGTCCGCCGAACGAGTTGGTGTTGCCCATCCACGTCCACGGGAAGTGCGCCGCGCTGCCGATCCACGCGTCGATCCGGGCCGCGTCGAGCCCGGCCCGCCGGAACATCTCCGCCAGCACCGCCTCGTGGCCGACCTGCATGAGCGGGTGGGTGACGCCGTGCAGCGCCATCCAGTCGATCTCCTGCTGCCAACGGTCCCAGTCCCAGAACGCCGTCGAGTAGCCGGAGGTCACGGCGTTGAGGTAGTAGCGGACCGGGAACGGGCTGGTCAGCCGGGTCGGGGGCGCGTCCGGCCAGCGCTCCGGCCGGGGCTCCAGCCGGGGCTGTTCCCAGGTCACCTGCCGGCCGACGTACGCCTTCAGGTACTGCCCGAACGCGGACGCCGCGGCGACGGGGTCCGACCCGCGCAGCGTCAGGATGCCGTCGCGGCACTCGTATCCGGCGACGGCGGCGTCATCGCCGGCGGGAACCCGCTCCACCCGTACGTCGTCGGCCGTCCCGGCGACGCGAGCCACGAGGTAACGAACCTCGTCCATCTGTCACAGCTCCTCGACGGTGTGGTTCAGCCGCGACCGCTCGGCGGCGAAGGCGACGAAGTGGCTCTCCACGCTCTCCTCCAACGAGCTCGGCGCCGCGTCGACGTCGTCGCCGGACAGCCAGCTCCGGACCCGCCCGGTGAAGTCGAGCATCAGTCCGGCGTCGCCGCCGCCGTGCCCGGAGAAGGCCTCGATGACCTCGTCGACCACGCCCTGGCTGCCGCTGCCGACCTGGAACGTCTCGTCGGCCTGCCGCCCCTCCACGTTGGGCGGGGTGTCGGCGAAGGTCGCCAGGCTGATCCGTCCGGAACGCATGTCCGCGGTGATCTGCCCGTGGCTGCCCATCAGCGTGAGCGTCCGGGTGTTCCACGCGGTGAACGCCGAGACCACCAGTGAGGCCGTGACGCCGTTGCCGAACCGCAGCGCAGCCGTCTGGTGGTCGACGACGTCGTTGTCCATCCGGTAGACGCACCGGCCGTAGTCGGTCAGCCGCAGGGCACGCCGGCGGCCGGCCACGCTCGTGTCGTTGGTGACGACCGTGACGGGCGGCCCGTCGACGTCGGCGAGCTGGTCGACGTAGAGGCGTTCGGCGTTGTACGGGCAGGTGTCGGCGACAGCACAGCCGTCGACGCAGCGCTCGGTCGAGCCCTTCGGCGCGTTTTCGACCCGGAAGTGGCGGCGTTCGCCGAACGAGGCGACCGTGGTGCACGGCGCCCCGACCAGCCACCGGAGGATGTCGATGTCGTGGCACGCCTTCGCCAGCAGCATCGGGCTCGACTGGTCGGCGCGGTGCCAGTTGCCGCGTACGTAGCTGTGCGCGAAGTGCCAGTACGCGATGTTCTCGATGTGCGAGATGCCCTGCAGATCGCCGATCCTGCCCTCGTCGAGCAGGCGGCGCAGGGTCTGGAAGAACGGGGTGTAGCGCAGCACGTGGGCGACGGTGACCGTGCCGGCGCTGTCGCGGGCGGCGGCGGTCAGCCGGTCCAGGTCCTCGGCGGTCGGCGCGATGGGCTTCTCGAGCAGGACGTGGTGCCCCAGTTCGAGGGCGCGGAGGGTGGGATCGACGTGGTCGCGGTCCGGCGTCGCGACGATGACCGCGTCCCACGGCCCCCGGGTCGAGAGCGCCTGCTGCCAGCCCGTGAACCGTCGGGCCGCCGGGATGGCGTGGGCGTCACCCAGGCCGTCGCGGCGCTCCGCGTCGGGCTCGGCGACCGCGACGACCCGGGCCGCCTCGGGGTGCTCCAGGCACCACTGGGCGTACGCGTGCGCGCCGCGCCCTCCCGCGCCGAGCACGAGCAGTCGCACTGGACCCGATCCCGGTGACACAGGGTCTGTCACGTCGATCATCCTTTCGATGTTCACTTGTCCGCCCCGGAGGTGAGGCCGGAGACGATGTAGCGCTGGGCGAGGAAGAAGATGACGATGACCGGCACGGTCACCGCGATGGATCCGGCCAGCAGCACGGTCACCGGCACCTGGAAGTCGGTGAGCTGGGCGAGACCGAGCGGAGCCGTCCACCGGGAACGGTCCTGGACGAGGAACAGCAACGCGTAGAAGTACTCGTTCCAGGCGATCATGAACACGTAGATGGCGGTCGCTATGACACCGGGCAGCGCGATCGGCAGCACCACCTTGCGCAGCATCGTCGGCAGCGAGCATCCGTCGAGCAGCGCAGCCTCCTCGACGCTCTCCGGCAGGGCGAGGAAGTAGTTGCGCATCATGTACAGCGCGACGGGGACGGTGGCGGCGACATAGATGACGAGCAGCCCGACGAGCGACCTGGAGAGTCCCAACCGGCTCAGGATGACGAACTTCGGCACCGCGAGCACGATGCCCGGGAACAGGTAGACGGCGAGGATGATCCCGCTCGTGAAGCGGCGGCCCCGGTACCGCAGGCGCGCGACGGCGTACGCCCCGAAGATGCACGCCACGATCGACACCGCGACGGTGGCGAGGGCGACCACGAGGGAGTTGAGCACGAACCGGCCGAGCCCGAAGCCACCCGCCGACTCGTCCTTCATCGCCGTGACGTAGCTGGACAGGTCGATCTCGCCGAACCCGGGGACGATGTCGAGGGGTTCCAGCAGCACCGCCGAGTACGGCCGCACCGAGAGCAGCGCCCCGTAGAGCACCGGACCCACGGCGCAGACGAGCGCGACGGTGATGAGCGTCCACCGCAGGACGTTGACCGGGCGCGAGGACCGCATCGCCGAACTCACAACGACTCCTTCCGCCGGGAAATCAGGACGTAGCCGGCCAGCAGCACGCAGAGGATCAGCGACATGAGCAGTCCGTAGGCTGCGGCGCTGCCGATGTCGGAGCGGGTGACCAGTTCGGTGTAGACCTTGATCGCCATGACCTGGGTGCCGCCGGCGCCCTCGGTCAGCAGGTAGACGTCGTTGAAGTTCTGGAACGACCAGATGAACCGGATGAGCAGCAACAGCAGGATCACCCCCCGCAGTTGGGGGAGGATGACGTGGCGCAGGTTCTGCCACCTGGAGGCCCCGTCCAGTGCCGCGGCCTCCTCGATCCCGCCCGGCACGCTCTGCAGCCGCGCGGTGACGAAGAGGAAGGCGAGCGGGAACGACTTCCAGATCTCGAAGGCGACCACGACCAGCAGCGACACCGGTACGGACAGGCCCGCCACGTCGGTCGAGGTGGTGCTGAGGAAGCCGATGGGGCTCTGCCAGCCGAGGTACTCCTGGCCGAACGCGTTGACGATGCCGTACTGCGGGTTGAGCATCGTGCGCCAGATCATCGCCGCCGCGATGACCGGCAGCACGTACGGGATCAGCAGCAGCGCGCGGACCAGCCCCCGGCCGCGGAAGGGGCGGCGCATTGCGAGAGCGAGGGCCATTCCGACGAGGATGGACCCGATCGTGGTCAACGTCGCGTAGGCGACGGTGGTCCAGAGCGCACCCCAGAACGCGTCCGACTGCCAGGCGTCGACGATGTTGTCGAAGGTCCACTCGATGGTGGACGGTGACAACCGGGGAATGTCGATCAGTCTCGTGTCGGAGAACCCGAAGATGACGACCAGGACGAACGGGAGCAGGACGACCAGGGCGAGCAGCAGCAGCGTCGGGCCGGTGAGGAGCTGACCGTTGAGGTTCTCCCGCTGGGAGCGGCTGAGCCGCTCCCAGCGGGAAGACCGCACTGTCGGCCTGCTCACAGTTCGGCCTGGACCTTCTTGACCTGCTCCGCCATCCCCTTCGTCACCTGAGCGGGCGACTCCCCGGCGTAGAGACGCTCAAGGAACTGCGCGAGCACGCCCTGCGCGGTGACCGCCCCCGCCAGCGGCGAGTCCTTCGTACCCATGCCCCACAGGCCCACGGCGTTCATGCCGTCACGGATCTGGGTGACCATCTCCGGGCCGTACAGCTCGGCGACGGAGCTCTTGGCCTCCGGCCCGATGCCGAGCTTGCCCCAGGCGTCGAGGTAGGCGTTCGGGTCGGCCTTGGTCCCGTTGCGCAGCGGAATCCGGCCCTCGGTCGCCGAGGCGACCGTGTCCGAGTAGCCGTCCTCCAGCATGAACTTGATGAACTCCTTCGCACCGGCCGTGTTGGCGCCCTCGGGGATGCCGTAGCCGAGCGTCGCGCCGTACTGCGCCGGGTGGTTCCGGTCGAGCACCGTGATGAACCCCGAGTTCTTGGAGAGGAACGTCGGGTCGGCCTTGCACTGCGTGCAGGTCGGCGGGTTCGCCTTGTCCAGGCCGGCCAGCTCGTCGAGGATGTGGGTCGAGAAGAGCAGCATCGAGGACTTGCCGGCGAGGTACGCCGCCCGGGCGCTGGTCACGTCGAAGTCG
This window harbors:
- a CDS encoding Gfo/Idh/MocA family protein, with protein sequence MRLLVLGAGGRGAHAYAQWCLEHPEAARVVAVAEPDAERRDGLGDAHAIPAARRFTGWQQALSTRGPWDAVIVATPDRDHVDPTLRALELGHHVLLEKPIAPTAEDLDRLTAAARDSAGTVTVAHVLRYTPFFQTLRRLLDEGRIGDLQGISHIENIAYWHFAHSYVRGNWHRADQSSPMLLAKACHDIDILRWLVGAPCTTVASFGERRHFRVENAPKGSTERCVDGCAVADTCPYNAERLYVDQLADVDGPPVTVVTNDTSVAGRRRALRLTDYGRCVYRMDNDVVDHQTAALRFGNGVTASLVVSAFTAWNTRTLTLMGSHGQITADMRSGRISLATFADTPPNVEGRQADETFQVGSGSQGVVDEVIEAFSGHGGGDAGLMLDFTGRVRSWLSGDDVDAAPSSLEESVESHFVAFAAERSRLNHTVEEL
- a CDS encoding carbohydrate ABC transporter permease, with product MSSAMRSSRPVNVLRWTLITVALVCAVGPVLYGALLSVRPYSAVLLEPLDIVPGFGEIDLSSYVTAMKDESAGGFGLGRFVLNSLVVALATVAVSIVACIFGAYAVARLRYRGRRFTSGIILAVYLFPGIVLAVPKFVILSRLGLSRSLVGLLVIYVAATVPVALYMMRNYFLALPESVEEAALLDGCSLPTMLRKVVLPIALPGVIATAIYVFMIAWNEYFYALLFLVQDRSRWTAPLGLAQLTDFQVPVTVLLAGSIAVTVPVIVIFFLAQRYIVSGLTSGADK
- a CDS encoding carbohydrate ABC transporter permease, whose translation is MRSSRWERLSRSQRENLNGQLLTGPTLLLLALVVLLPFVLVVIFGFSDTRLIDIPRLSPSTIEWTFDNIVDAWQSDAFWGALWTTVAYATLTTIGSILVGMALALAMRRPFRGRGLVRALLLIPYVLPVIAAAMIWRTMLNPQYGIVNAFGQEYLGWQSPIGFLSTTSTDVAGLSVPVSLLVVVAFEIWKSFPLAFLFVTARLQSVPGGIEEAAALDGASRWQNLRHVILPQLRGVILLLLLIRFIWSFQNFNDVYLLTEGAGGTQVMAIKVYTELVTRSDIGSAAAYGLLMSLILCVLLAGYVLISRRKESL